The following DNA comes from Serpentinimonas raichei.
CGCCTGCAAGCGCATCGCCATCAGCGTCAACAAAGGCGCGCTGGGCGAGGTGCTGGGCAGTGCAGGCAGCGCCAACGTGCAAGGCGAGGTGCAAAAAAAGCTGGACCTGATCGCCAACGAGGTGCTGATCGAGGCCAACGAGTGGGGCGGCCACCTGGCGGCCATGGCCTCTGAAGAAATGGACGGCATCTACGCCGTCCCCAACCGCTACCCCCAGGGCGAGTACCTGCTGCTGTTCGACCCGCTCGACGGCTCCAGCAACATCGACGTCAACGTCAGCATCGGCACCATCTTTTCGGTGCTGCGCCGCCAAAACGACGACCCGCTGCGCATCGAGCCGGTGGCCGAGGCCGACTTTTTGCAAGCCGGCGCGCAGCAGGTTGCAGCCGGCTACTGCATCTACGGCCCGCAAACTACGCTGGTGCTCACGGTGGGCAACGGTGTCGCCATGTTCACGCTGGAGCGCGAGCAGGGTTCTTGGGTTTTGACGCAAGATGGGGTGCAGATACCAGAAGATACCAGCGAATTCGCCATC
Coding sequences within:
- a CDS encoding class 1 fructose-bisphosphatase, encoding MNPRTSLTRYLIEQQRVHGRIPPELRLLIEVVARACKRIAISVNKGALGEVLGSAGSANVQGEVQKKLDLIANEVLIEANEWGGHLAAMASEEMDGIYAVPNRYPQGEYLLLFDPLDGSSNIDVNVSIGTIFSVLRRQNDDPLRIEPVAEADFLQAGAQQVAAGYCIYGPQTTLVLTVGNGVAMFTLEREQGSWVLTQDGVQIPEDTSEFAINMSNMRHWDAPVRRYIDDCLQGREGPRGKDFNMRWVASMVADVHRILSRGGVFLYPWDKREPHKPGKLRLLYEANPMGWIVEQAGGAASTGQQRILDVQPHTLHQRVSVILGSRNEVEHIVRCHQAFAATATPASPSSVIS